In one window of Maribacter sp. BPC-D8 DNA:
- the thrA gene encoding bifunctional aspartate kinase/homoserine dehydrogenase I: MKVLKFGGSSVAKPENIIKIKNIISKYNDPIILVVSALGGVTDLLLEAGSLASTQDQSYKEILSTLEERHLSTIKELIPVTAQSKVLSKVKSEFNVLETLLEGAYFIGEITPKLSDKIVSYGELLSSYIISEYLVSEKLDAEFKDSRELIITHKLNGKNVVNFEKTNANCVDYFKASNKKVTVCPGFIATSEEGVSTTLGRGGSDYTAAIYAAAIDADVLEIWTDVSGMYTANPKMVKQAKAIPHISYEEAMELSHFGAKVLYPPTIQPVLSKGISIVIKNTFSPAEAGTLITKSKNEKGKTVRGISHIGNIALLSLEGPGMVGIPGISKRFFEVLSQADISVVLITQASSEHSICVGISANDVEKAVNIVNEAFEYEIERGRIKEVLPEKDLAIVALVGDNMKSHQGLSGKMFSTLGKNNVNIRVIAQGASERNISCIIDEKDVKKALNALHEEFFEENIKQLNLFVMGVGNVGAKFLEQIKEQRKFLKENLKLNIRVIGMSNSRTMLFDEKGIDLNDWSAKLAAGEKADKVKFLELVNSLNYRNSIFVDNTASEEVSKTYSEYLGNSISVVTCNKIACSSAFENYSHLKSLARTYNAPFLFETNVGAGLPIIDTLKHLIASGDKILKIQAVLSGSLNFVFNNFNDKTTFHDVVKQAQEEGYTEPDPKIDLSGVDVMRKILILARESGNQLEISDITNNPFLPEESLNTANNDEFFASLIQNEAHFQSLYTSAKNADSKLKYVAQFDDGKASVGLQEIPKGHDFYNLEGSDNIVLFYTERYPNQPMIIKGAGAGAAVTASGIFADIIRIGNF, translated from the coding sequence ATGAAAGTTCTAAAATTCGGTGGCTCATCTGTAGCCAAACCTGAAAATATAATTAAAATTAAAAATATCATCTCTAAGTACAACGACCCTATTATTCTGGTTGTTTCAGCTTTAGGCGGTGTAACAGATCTATTATTAGAAGCTGGATCATTAGCTTCTACCCAAGATCAATCTTACAAAGAAATTCTTAGCACATTAGAAGAAAGACATCTTTCTACCATTAAAGAATTAATACCTGTAACGGCACAAAGCAAAGTACTTAGCAAAGTTAAAAGCGAGTTTAACGTATTAGAAACGCTTTTAGAAGGTGCTTATTTTATCGGAGAAATAACGCCAAAATTATCCGACAAAATAGTAAGCTACGGCGAACTTCTTTCTTCTTACATTATTAGCGAATACCTTGTTAGCGAAAAATTAGACGCTGAATTTAAAGATAGTAGAGAGCTCATTATTACACATAAGCTTAACGGTAAGAACGTGGTAAACTTTGAAAAAACTAATGCTAACTGCGTAGATTATTTCAAAGCTTCAAATAAGAAAGTAACCGTTTGCCCAGGGTTTATAGCTACTTCAGAAGAAGGAGTATCTACTACTCTTGGCAGAGGTGGTTCTGATTATACTGCAGCAATATATGCTGCTGCTATTGATGCAGATGTTTTAGAAATTTGGACAGATGTTAGTGGTATGTATACTGCGAACCCAAAAATGGTAAAGCAAGCAAAAGCTATTCCGCATATTTCATATGAGGAAGCTATGGAGCTGTCTCATTTTGGCGCTAAAGTACTTTACCCACCTACTATACAACCTGTATTATCGAAAGGGATATCTATTGTCATTAAGAACACTTTTAGCCCTGCTGAAGCTGGTACATTAATTACAAAATCTAAAAATGAAAAAGGAAAGACCGTTCGTGGTATCAGCCATATTGGCAATATTGCGTTGCTTTCTTTAGAAGGACCGGGAATGGTAGGCATACCAGGAATTTCAAAACGATTTTTCGAAGTTCTTTCTCAAGCAGATATTAGTGTGGTTTTAATTACACAAGCATCTTCTGAGCATTCTATCTGTGTTGGTATTTCTGCCAATGATGTTGAAAAGGCAGTAAATATTGTAAATGAAGCTTTTGAATATGAAATTGAAAGAGGTCGTATAAAAGAAGTATTGCCCGAAAAAGATTTAGCAATTGTTGCCTTAGTAGGTGATAATATGAAAAGCCATCAAGGATTGAGCGGTAAAATGTTCAGCACCCTTGGTAAAAACAATGTTAATATTAGGGTGATTGCCCAAGGTGCTTCTGAAAGAAATATTTCTTGTATTATAGATGAAAAGGATGTCAAAAAAGCACTGAATGCCTTGCATGAAGAATTTTTTGAAGAAAACATTAAACAATTAAACCTATTTGTAATGGGTGTTGGTAATGTAGGCGCTAAATTTCTGGAGCAAATTAAAGAGCAACGTAAATTCTTAAAAGAAAATTTAAAATTAAACATTAGAGTAATAGGAATGTCCAACTCTAGAACTATGCTTTTTGATGAAAAAGGGATAGACTTAAATGATTGGTCAGCAAAACTTGCGGCAGGTGAAAAAGCCGACAAGGTTAAATTTTTAGAATTAGTAAATAGTCTAAACTATAGAAATAGCATCTTTGTTGATAATACAGCAAGTGAAGAGGTTTCTAAAACGTACAGCGAATATTTAGGTAATAGTATTTCTGTAGTTACTTGTAATAAAATTGCTTGTTCTTCTGCTTTTGAAAACTATTCACATCTAAAATCTTTAGCAAGAACATATAACGCTCCTTTCTTATTCGAAACTAATGTGGGCGCTGGTCTACCTATAATTGATACTTTAAAACACCTTATTGCATCGGGAGATAAAATTCTTAAAATTCAAGCAGTTCTTTCTGGAAGTTTAAACTTTGTTTTCAATAACTTCAATGATAAAACCACCTTTCACGATGTGGTAAAACAAGCTCAAGAAGAGGGATATACAGAACCTGATCCAAAAATAGATTTAAGTGGCGTTGATGTAATGCGTAAAATTTTAATCTTAGCTCGTGAGAGCGGAAATCAATTGGAAATCAGTGATATTACCAACAATCCATTTTTACCTGAAGAAAGTTTAAATACAGCCAATAACGATGAATTTTTTGCTTCTTTAATACAAAATGAAGCTCATTTTCAGTCCTTATACACTAGTGCAAAAAATGCAGATAGCAAATTGAAATATGTTGCTCAGTTCGATGATGGAAAAGCAAGTGTAGGTTTACAAGAAATACCAAAAGGGCATGATTTCTATAATTTAGAAGGTAGCGATAACATCGTGCTTTTTTACACAGAAAGATACCCTAACCAACCAATGATCATCAAAGGTGCTGGTGCCGGTGCTGCAGTAACAGCGTCTGGTATTTTTGCAGATATTATACGAATTGGTAATTTCTAA
- the thrC gene encoding threonine synthase: MKFYSLNHTAPEVSFDTAVVNGIAPDKGLYFPEEVNPLPSSFFEKIETFSNEEIAFKAIQQFVSGIVPDDVLKDILNEVLDFDFPVVEITPNIGTLELFHGPTMAFKDVGARFMAQCLGYFSRSTKNEVTVLVATSGDTGGAVANGFLGVVGVNVVILYPSGKVSDIQERQLTTLGKNITALEVDGTFDDCQAMVKNAFLDKELLDHMKLTSANSINVARWLPQLFYFLFAYKQAKSKGKEIVFSVPSGNFGNICAGLVAQRLGMPVKHFIASTNVNDTVPQFMLTKEYTPKPSTATISNAMDVGDPSNFIRIRHLFQDNFEALKENLSSYPFNDNQTKEALKEIYNINGYIADPHGAVGYLGLKKYQEQNPDTYGIFLETAHPVKFLDIVEETLHVKLEIPAQIQKVMGKTKKSIKISTYDGLKDFLLKS, from the coding sequence TTGAAATTCTATAGTCTAAATCATACAGCACCCGAAGTTTCTTTTGATACTGCCGTAGTCAATGGTATTGCACCTGATAAAGGTTTGTATTTTCCGGAAGAAGTTAATCCGTTACCAAGTTCTTTTTTCGAGAAAATAGAAACTTTTTCTAACGAAGAAATTGCTTTTAAGGCAATACAACAATTTGTATCGGGTATTGTTCCAGACGATGTATTGAAGGATATTTTAAATGAGGTATTAGATTTTGATTTTCCTGTAGTTGAAATCACTCCCAATATTGGAACTCTAGAGCTTTTTCACGGTCCGACCATGGCATTTAAAGATGTTGGTGCTCGTTTTATGGCACAATGTTTAGGCTATTTTTCTAGGTCTACAAAAAATGAAGTGACCGTACTTGTAGCTACTTCTGGCGATACTGGTGGTGCCGTTGCTAATGGCTTTTTAGGTGTTGTTGGTGTGAACGTAGTTATACTTTACCCTAGCGGAAAAGTGAGCGATATTCAAGAAAGACAATTAACTACGCTAGGTAAAAATATTACCGCTTTAGAAGTTGATGGTACTTTTGATGATTGCCAAGCAATGGTAAAGAATGCCTTTTTAGATAAAGAGCTTCTTGATCATATGAAATTGACTTCCGCGAATTCTATAAATGTTGCTCGTTGGTTACCACAGTTATTTTATTTCTTATTTGCTTACAAACAGGCGAAATCTAAAGGTAAAGAAATTGTATTCTCTGTACCTTCCGGTAATTTCGGAAATATATGCGCTGGTTTAGTTGCTCAGCGCTTAGGCATGCCTGTAAAGCACTTTATAGCTTCTACTAATGTGAACGATACTGTACCGCAGTTTATGCTTACAAAAGAGTATACTCCTAAACCTTCTACTGCTACTATTTCTAATGCTATGGATGTTGGTGACCCTAGTAACTTTATTAGAATAAGACATTTATTCCAAGATAATTTTGAAGCTCTAAAAGAGAATCTTTCTTCTTATCCTTTTAATGATAATCAAACAAAAGAAGCCTTAAAGGAAATTTACAACATTAACGGATATATTGCTGATCCTCATGGTGCTGTCGGCTACTTGGGCTTGAAAAAATATCAAGAACAAAACCCTGATACTTATGGTATTTTCTTAGAAACGGCACACCCTGTAAAGTTCTTAGATATTGTTGAAGAAACGCTTCATGTTAAATTAGAAATTCCAGCACAGATTCAAAAAGTAATGGGAAAAACTAAAAAATCTATTAAGATTTCAACCTATGACGGACTCAAAGATTTTCTTTTGAAATCTTAG
- a CDS encoding NAD(P)H-hydrate dehydratase encodes MKLYSAKQIYKADQISIKKEEIGSNELMERAALQLFNWIHLRMQGAPVKIHLFCGIGNNGGDGIALARHLVDHGYNVEVYVINYSEKRSKDFLINLDRLKDRKVWPHFMNSDDELPEIGRDDIIVDGIFGIGLNRTPEAWVVKVIQYLNNSQAFILSIDIPSGLFTDQGPEDFDAIIKSNFVLSFQTPKLIFFLPETGKYIDQWEVLDIGLDPEYLRVTETDYELIGKNEVLTMYKPREKYGHKGTYGHSLIIGGSYGKMGSVCLSSKAALYSGSGLVTSFVPRIGYNILQTSLPEIMVLTDANENELTDIKFDLEPSVIGVGIGIGTSETTVKALSGFLKSNKLPLVLDADALNILSKHKDLLKELPEDSILTPHPKELERLIGKWKDDFDKLAKVKKFSKKYKCIVVIKGAHTVIVHNTKGYVNTTGNPGMATAGSGDVLTGIITGLRAQGYSALDAAIFGVYLHGRAGDIAVESTGFQSLTASHLIDNLAGAYLDLFKMPEQPVVEEENQPS; translated from the coding sequence ATGAAATTATATAGTGCAAAACAGATTTATAAGGCAGATCAGATTTCTATTAAAAAAGAGGAAATAGGCAGTAATGAATTAATGGAACGCGCAGCCTTGCAGCTCTTCAATTGGATACATTTGCGTATGCAGGGTGCACCTGTAAAAATACATTTATTCTGTGGTATTGGTAATAACGGGGGAGATGGTATTGCTCTTGCCAGACATCTTGTAGATCACGGTTATAATGTAGAAGTGTATGTTATTAATTATAGTGAGAAGCGCTCAAAAGATTTTCTAATAAATTTAGATAGACTGAAAGATCGTAAGGTATGGCCACATTTTATGAATTCTGATGATGAACTACCAGAAATTGGTAGGGATGATATTATTGTAGATGGAATTTTCGGAATAGGATTAAATAGAACACCAGAAGCATGGGTGGTTAAGGTAATTCAGTATTTAAATAATTCTCAGGCATTTATTCTTTCTATTGATATTCCTTCGGGACTATTCACTGATCAAGGTCCAGAAGATTTTGATGCTATTATAAAATCTAATTTTGTATTGAGTTTTCAAACTCCGAAACTGATATTTTTCTTACCAGAAACAGGAAAGTACATAGATCAGTGGGAAGTTTTAGATATCGGACTTGATCCAGAATATTTAAGAGTTACGGAAACCGATTATGAATTAATAGGAAAGAATGAGGTACTTACCATGTACAAGCCACGTGAGAAATACGGGCATAAAGGTACTTACGGGCATTCATTAATAATTGGTGGTAGTTATGGTAAAATGGGCTCTGTTTGTCTGTCGTCTAAAGCTGCGCTTTATTCAGGTAGCGGTTTAGTAACGTCTTTTGTTCCAAGAATAGGTTATAACATTTTGCAGACCTCATTACCAGAAATTATGGTTTTAACCGATGCTAATGAAAATGAGCTAACGGATATAAAGTTTGATTTAGAGCCGTCAGTTATTGGAGTAGGTATCGGAATAGGAACTAGTGAGACAACCGTTAAAGCTTTATCTGGTTTTCTAAAAAGTAATAAGCTGCCATTGGTACTTGATGCCGATGCACTTAATATTCTTTCTAAGCATAAAGATTTATTAAAAGAATTACCAGAAGATTCTATTTTGACTCCGCATCCAAAAGAACTGGAACGTTTGATAGGAAAATGGAAAGACGATTTCGATAAACTTGCGAAAGTCAAGAAATTTTCAAAAAAATATAAATGTATTGTTGTAATTAAAGGTGCGCATACTGTAATAGTACACAACACAAAAGGTTATGTGAACACAACTGGTAACCCAGGTATGGCTACAGCAGGTAGTGGTGATGTGTTGACCGGTATAATTACAGGTCTAAGAGCTCAAGGTTATTCTGCTTTAGATGCAGCAATATTCGGAGTCTACTTGCATGGTAGAGCAGGTGATATTGCGGTAGAATCTACAGGTTTTCAATCTTTAACAGCATCGCATCTAATAGATAATTTAGCTGGTGCGTATTTAGATTTATTTAAAATGCCCGAACAACCTGTAGTAGAAGAAGAAAATCAACCTAGTTGA
- a CDS encoding STAS/SEC14 domain-containing protein, producing the protein MKIGSTKKKVIVREYELETGKIQVYDNYMVSIFDEGATLTLERAYQIIGISEIHFRDKNFGFISLRKNSFAIDPTIYNYLKQLDNLKAFAIVSVKEIDMHNFKIEKLFYKKPMKFFIEFDNALKWVKRRVNS; encoded by the coding sequence ATGAAGATTGGATCTACCAAAAAGAAGGTAATTGTAAGGGAATACGAATTAGAAACAGGAAAAATTCAAGTATATGATAACTACATGGTATCCATCTTTGATGAGGGAGCTACATTAACTTTAGAAAGAGCTTATCAAATTATTGGTATATCTGAAATTCACTTTAGAGATAAAAACTTTGGTTTTATAAGTCTGCGCAAAAATTCATTTGCAATCGACCCTACCATTTACAACTATCTAAAACAACTAGACAACCTTAAAGCTTTTGCTATTGTTTCTGTCAAAGAAATTGACATGCATAACTTTAAGATTGAAAAATTGTTTTACAAAAAACCAATGAAGTTTTTCATTGAATTTGATAATGCTTTAAAATGGGTAAAAAGAAGAGTTAACTCTTAA
- a CDS encoding ATP-dependent Clp protease ATP-binding subunit, with protein MDDNFSPRVKDVIAYSKEEALRLGHDFIGTEHLMLGLLRDGNGKAISILDALEVDLEHLRRKVEILSPSNPNASGVQKDKKNLHLTRQAERALKTTFLEAKLFQSSSINTAHLLLCILRNENDPTTKLLHKLKVDYDGVKEQFKFMITSDDDMVDGPTAESFPSDSEDTNEGKESTFGAASSQKGAKKSKTPVLDNFGRDLTQMAEENKLDPVVGREKEIERVSQILSRRKKNNPLLIGEPGVGKSAIAEGLALRIIDKKVSRILYNKRVVTLDLASLVAGTKYRGQFEERMKAVMNELEKNDDVILFIDEIHTIVGAGGATGSLDASNMFKPALARGEIQCIGATTLDEYRQYIEKDGALERRFQKVIVEPTTIDETIEILHNIKGKYEDHHNVTYTDEAIEACVKLTSRYMTDRFLPDKAIDALDEAGSRVHIVNMDVPKQILELEKKLEDVRELKNSVVKKQKYEEAAKLRDDEKSLEKELAIAQERWEDDSKLNKETVSEDNVADVVSMMSGIPVNRIAQTESNKLAGLPDLIKSNVIGQDEAVAKVSKAIQRNRAGLKDPNKPIGSFIFLGQTGVGKTQLAKVLAKELFDSEDALIRIDMSEYMEKFAISRLVGAPPGYVGYEEGGQLTEKVRRKPYSVILLDEVEKAHPDVFNMLLQVLDDGFLTDSLGRKIDFRNTIIIMTSNIGARQLKDFGQGVGFGTSAKKSQEDSHQKGVIENALKKAFAPEFLNRIDDVIVFNALEREDIHKIIDIELAKLFKRIKDIGYHLNLTDEAKDYIAEKGFDKQYGARPLKRAIQKYIEDALAEEIVNSKLKEGDSIYIDLDKKSEELTIKIEKAEEESPKT; from the coding sequence ATGGATGATAATTTTTCCCCAAGAGTAAAGGATGTAATTGCTTATAGCAAGGAGGAAGCATTGCGACTTGGTCACGATTTTATCGGTACCGAGCACCTCATGCTAGGGCTTCTTAGAGATGGAAACGGGAAGGCTATAAGCATTTTAGATGCTTTAGAAGTTGATCTGGAACACCTACGTAGAAAAGTAGAAATACTTAGCCCTTCTAACCCAAACGCTAGTGGCGTACAAAAAGATAAAAAGAACTTGCACTTAACAAGACAAGCAGAGCGTGCATTAAAAACAACATTTTTAGAAGCTAAACTTTTTCAAAGTTCTTCTATTAATACCGCTCACCTCTTACTTTGTATTCTTAGAAATGAAAACGACCCTACTACAAAGCTTTTACATAAATTAAAAGTTGATTATGATGGCGTCAAGGAACAGTTTAAATTTATGATTACAAGCGACGACGATATGGTAGATGGCCCAACGGCCGAATCTTTTCCTAGTGATTCTGAAGACACAAACGAAGGTAAGGAAAGCACTTTTGGTGCTGCTTCTAGCCAGAAAGGTGCAAAAAAATCTAAAACTCCGGTATTAGATAATTTTGGTAGAGACCTTACTCAAATGGCAGAAGAAAATAAACTAGACCCTGTTGTTGGTAGAGAAAAAGAAATAGAAAGGGTTTCTCAGATTCTTAGTAGAAGAAAAAAGAACAACCCATTACTTATAGGTGAGCCAGGTGTTGGTAAAAGTGCCATTGCAGAAGGTCTTGCCTTACGTATAATTGACAAAAAAGTTTCTAGAATTCTTTACAACAAAAGAGTTGTTACTCTTGATCTTGCTTCTTTAGTTGCCGGTACAAAATACCGTGGACAGTTCGAAGAGCGAATGAAGGCAGTAATGAACGAGCTAGAAAAGAATGATGATGTCATTTTATTTATTGATGAAATTCATACTATTGTAGGTGCAGGTGGAGCTACTGGAAGTTTAGATGCTTCTAACATGTTCAAACCAGCATTGGCAAGAGGTGAAATTCAATGTATTGGCGCCACTACCCTTGATGAGTACAGACAGTATATTGAAAAAGATGGTGCTTTAGAAAGACGTTTTCAAAAAGTAATTGTTGAACCAACTACTATTGACGAGACGATTGAAATTTTACATAACATTAAAGGTAAATATGAAGATCACCACAATGTAACCTACACTGACGAGGCTATTGAAGCTTGTGTTAAATTAACAAGTAGGTACATGACTGATCGTTTTTTACCAGACAAGGCTATTGATGCTCTTGACGAAGCTGGCTCTCGTGTGCACATCGTTAATATGGACGTTCCGAAACAAATTCTTGAGTTGGAAAAGAAATTAGAAGATGTACGCGAACTTAAGAACAGCGTTGTTAAAAAGCAGAAATATGAAGAAGCTGCTAAACTACGTGATGACGAGAAAAGTCTAGAAAAGGAACTTGCTATCGCTCAAGAACGTTGGGAAGATGACAGTAAACTTAACAAAGAAACTGTAAGCGAAGATAATGTTGCCGATGTAGTTTCTATGATGAGTGGAATTCCTGTTAATAGAATTGCACAAACAGAAAGTAACAAGTTAGCCGGATTACCAGATCTTATAAAATCGAACGTAATCGGACAAGACGAAGCTGTCGCTAAAGTTTCTAAAGCAATTCAACGTAATAGAGCTGGACTTAAAGATCCTAACAAGCCGATTGGTTCGTTTATATTTTTAGGACAGACAGGTGTTGGTAAAACACAACTAGCTAAAGTATTGGCTAAAGAACTTTTTGATTCTGAAGACGCACTTATTCGTATAGATATGAGTGAGTATATGGAGAAGTTTGCCATCTCTAGATTAGTTGGTGCTCCTCCAGGGTACGTTGGTTACGAAGAAGGTGGTCAATTAACTGAGAAAGTTAGAAGAAAACCTTACTCTGTAATTCTGCTTGATGAAGTTGAAAAAGCTCATCCTGATGTATTCAATATGCTTTTACAAGTATTGGATGATGGCTTCTTAACAGATAGTCTTGGTCGCAAAATCGATTTTAGAAATACCATTATAATAATGACTTCTAATATTGGCGCACGACAATTAAAAGACTTTGGTCAAGGTGTCGGTTTCGGTACTTCTGCCAAAAAGTCACAAGAAGACTCACATCAAAAAGGTGTTATCGAAAATGCTTTAAAGAAAGCTTTTGCTCCTGAATTCTTAAATAGAATTGATGATGTAATCGTATTTAATGCATTAGAGAGAGAAGACATACATAAGATTATAGATATTGAACTGGCTAAGTTGTTCAAGAGAATCAAAGATATTGGTTACCACTTGAACCTTACGGATGAAGCTAAAGACTATATCGCAGAGAAAGGCTTTGACAAACAGTACGGAGCTAGACCGCTTAAAAGAGCAATTCAGAAATATATTGAAGATGCCCTTGCGGAAGAAATAGTAAATTCTAAACTTAAAGAGGGAGATAGCATTTATATCGATCTTGACAAGAAAAGTGAAGAATTGACTATTAAAATTGAAAAAGCGGAGGAAGAATCGCCTAAAACATAG
- a CDS encoding homoserine kinase, with translation MSQNEIKVFCPATVANVSCGFDVLGVALDSVGDEMIVRKVSQKGIRITKLTGQDLPKETLNNVAGVAGNAFLLASDYEGGFEIEINKKIKPGSGIGSSAASAAGAVWAMNHLLGNPFSKTELVKFAMEGERLASDVAHADNVAPALFGGFTLVRSYSPLDIIDIPAPSDLYVTIIHPQIEIKTSDSRKILKTTISMETGIKQWGNVGGLVAGLFKEDYDLIGRSLEDHIVEPIRSILIPGFDEVKKVSLEAGALGSGISGSGPSIFAFSKGNETALKVGEAMKTVYNKIGIAYEIHVSKINMEGVKLL, from the coding sequence ATGAGCCAAAACGAAATTAAAGTTTTTTGTCCTGCTACAGTTGCAAACGTTTCATGCGGATTTGATGTTCTAGGCGTTGCCCTAGACTCGGTCGGTGATGAAATGATAGTTAGAAAAGTTTCTCAAAAAGGGATTAGAATCACCAAATTGACTGGACAAGATTTACCAAAAGAAACCTTGAACAATGTTGCCGGTGTGGCTGGTAATGCCTTTTTATTGGCATCTGATTACGAAGGCGGATTCGAAATTGAAATCAATAAAAAAATAAAACCTGGTAGTGGTATTGGTAGTAGCGCTGCAAGTGCTGCAGGTGCTGTTTGGGCAATGAACCATTTATTGGGTAACCCATTCAGTAAAACCGAACTGGTAAAATTCGCCATGGAAGGCGAACGTTTGGCAAGTGATGTTGCTCATGCAGATAATGTAGCCCCTGCCCTATTTGGTGGTTTCACGTTGGTGCGTAGTTACAGTCCGTTAGACATTATTGATATTCCTGCACCGTCAGATCTATATGTAACAATAATCCATCCTCAGATAGAAATAAAAACATCAGATTCTAGAAAGATTCTGAAAACAACTATTTCTATGGAAACCGGAATTAAACAATGGGGTAATGTAGGTGGCTTAGTTGCCGGATTATTTAAAGAGGACTATGATTTGATTGGTCGCTCATTAGAAGATCATATTGTAGAGCCTATTCGTTCTATATTGATTCCTGGTTTTGATGAAGTAAAAAAGGTTTCTCTAGAAGCTGGTGCTTTAGGCTCTGGTATCTCTGGATCCGGACCATCAATTTTTGCTTTTAGTAAAGGAAACGAAACTGCATTAAAAGTAGGTGAAGCAATGAAAACGGTTTACAATAAAATCGGTATTGCTTACGAAATACACGTATCAAAAATTAATATGGAAGGCGTTAAACTTTTATAA